The following are encoded together in the Cicer arietinum cultivar CDC Frontier isolate Library 1 chromosome 2, Cicar.CDCFrontier_v2.0, whole genome shotgun sequence genome:
- the LOC101489788 gene encoding methyl-CpG-binding domain-containing protein 9, whose product MIMELTDSTAGNIPPPPPPPPPPHHNHQDTRSILCIDLNEIPSPSSSFPETLPDFTIDIVRTYHENPAPPPGGPAPLPGGPTPCAACSKSGGGGGSVLVCDGCERSFHLACAGIRGGGGRQSAASLREWVCSECLAGGVKSKRWPLGVKSKQLLDINSSPPSDADGEELHDARKHTLGDKSFGAPVAYSNFYNGGVFGFQRASGVVTQAVRVGFEDILNHTKSMSRRFEEAYMDLPPGIHSSSNNTAINVPSQSPNETKVLQALRDFISEKHGVLEEGWRVEFRKSMITSDPYAVYCAPDGKIFDSVYEVANFLGLPSGFNSMESEVRNEMSFSLGGPHLSRKRKSSKTLAANGFVEKQGTLINSNYKDYSSDGLNMECANAQGTVPKATEIRRKENGHSDLHQSTDELPLQFKDFYVLSLGKVDGRPSYYDVNVIFPVGYKSCWHDKITGSLFTCEVLDGGDPGPIFRIKRCSCSEFPIPVGSTILSMQSHCHFVSETNEGQRETNDSMDLDGDESIQMILLESRAPTENDILSCFASCSNESCASEGLRPVAGLVHDNTGNSFANNMEFSDDIIISQKLLNACKDICEKKGTLKLYCKHVESETGLHKWDLRNETSDTHFTLLDKFCGSPGSVSIPDAIYADNDLKGLYERLEKWLEQDRFGFDVEFVQEILEQLPGVQDSLQYELLSSRNNSSSLPTVENGFLKVECKGQSKYQDEEEAVQGLYRRPKKARLTERYVKEHRCPPPGKSLCSRAPTELIGDIFQVWELLQRFHEILDLREPLLLEELEKELINPWFDELDFPEKSERGMGGSQLLSSKGGVGDCRLICEAGPSSSAESSFIQVETEAMKEEAQVKLASFTYVRCFGVALTKAHNSLLRVLIGELQSKVAALVDPNSEETRTRRGRRKDIDSAVPAKRTKVNMLPINELTWPELARRYILAFLSMDGNLESAEITARESGKVFRCLRGDGGLLCGSLTGVAGMQADALLLAEASKKIFGSLSRENDALIIEEEESDAKGTSEIKLTNDGNIPEWAQVLEPVRKLPTNVGTRIRKCVNDALVKNPPDWARKRLEHSISKQVYKGNASGPTKKAVLSVLKDVVEGMHQNPNKGRKKKIVISISDIIMKKCRTVLRRAAAADDSKVFCNLLGRKLINSSDNDDEGLLGSPAMVARPLDFRTIDLRLASGAYDGSHEAFLEDVRELWSTVRVAFGDYPDLVELAEKLSQNFEFLYKEEVVAYIQKFTEYAKVECLSEEMRKEVDDFIASTIEIPKAPWDEGVCKVCGIDRDDDSVLLCDKCDGEYHTYCLNPPLARIPKGNWYCPACIDGNHATQNVTELAQIAGKRRSKKFQGEVNCLYLEALTHLSAVIEEKEYWEYNVGERTLLLKFLCDELLNSSLIRQHLEQCSELSVELHQKLRALSVEWKNLKIKEDVLSTKAAKFDALSQSATGEIGLKEGFPSLFSNTSKCLVKPHTATTNASGVGALVDSLTSEEIPKEKCRFNSVDKSISVTHSDSDSQNLNSIEGQHRSVPVAVESQCTDKSPKSFPSPNHMPQEINGYSGATHIQGSHQQWEVRDASTSATYQQGKCVPVEVSQIAVNESEPYHLELNSIKRNISLLQDSMTSIGAQLLKLSVRREFLGIDSTGRLYWALATPRGHSRIIVDASAVLQHGRGLSVGKDSSEKFSALQHCALSEKNNYKMLGLIKDCSPLMSQPFNALGNSSPWIAYETDSEIEELLGWLKDNDPKEKELRDSIMLRSKYRLQESINAHTEGQVEDQGSVYLPRNAVSNSLVTKATSLLEMKFGPFFELDTAEVLKKQSKKARTTNDEKLYRCECLEPIWPSSKHCLYCHKTFLSDVEFEGHNDGKCNAGLLALEKNKDKSGSSNGRGNSKCDTSHEKSRADAVTAGTSINRCSKLSSSLIKFSNEDSSCPFNFEDICSKFVTNDSNKELVREIGLIGSDGVPSFVPFISPFVSDYTPFLTLKDDGIVDGVSKASESLVSSETTDGAGVCHDYKSGKSTESLSANENNQAGKSNKSSLGEQRDGKGVDGCCVVPLSSLRPLVGKVSHILRQLKINLLDMEAALPKVALRPSKAQLDRRQAWRAFVKSAETIYQMVQAIITLEDMIKTEFLRNDWWYWSSYSAAAKSSTLPSLALRIYSLDSAIMYEKMPNSSFADSSDPPAIAELKPVIPADADKSKASRKSNRKRKEQDG is encoded by the exons ATGATCATGGAACTCACCGATTCCACCGCTGGTAACATCCCTCCGCCGCCGCCGCCGCCACCACCACCACACCACAACCACCAAGACACTCGCTCTATTCTCTGCATCGACCTCAACGAGATCCCTTCACCTTCTTCTTCATTCCCCGAAACCCTACCTGACTTCACAATCGACATCGTCCGTACTTACCACGAGAATCCCGCTCCTCCTCCCGGTGGTCCTGCACCTCTTCCCGGTGGTCCAACTCCCTGCGCCGCTTGTTCCAAGTCTGGCGGCGGTGGAGGTAGCGTTTTAGTTTGTGACGGTTGTGAGAGAAGCTTTCACTTGGCTTGCGCCGGGATTCGCGGCGGAGGTGGTCGTCAGAGTGCGGCGAGTTTAAGAGAGTGGGTGTGTAGTGAGTGTTTGGCTGGAGGTGTGAAGAGTAAACGCTGGCCGTTGGGTGTGAAGTCTAAGCAGCTTCTTGATATCAACTCTTCGCCGCCCAGTGATGCTGATGGTGAGGAGTTGCATGATGCGAG AAAGCACACTCTGGGTGATAAATCTTTTGGTGCTCCAGTGGCATATTCAAACTTCTACAACGGCGGTGTGTTTGGTTTCCAAAGGGCATCTGGAGTTGTGACACAAGCTGTTAGAGTGGGTTTTGAGGATATATTGAATCACACCAAATCAATGAGTAGACGCTTTGAGGAAGCATATATGGATTTGCCTCCTGGAATTCatagtagtagtaataatacAGCTATTAATGTACCATCTCAGAGTCCAAATGAAACGAAGGTTTTGCAGGCTCTTAGAGATTTTATATCTGAAAAGCATGGTGTACTGGAGGAAGGTTGGCGAGTGGAATTTAGAAAATCAATGATCACCTCTGACCCATATGCAGTTTATTGTGCACCCGATGGAAAGATATTTGATTCTGTGTATGAAGTAGCTAATTTTCTGGGGCTACCGTCTGGCTTCAATTCTATGGAATCCGAAGTAagaaatgaaatgtctttttcTTTGGGTGGGCCTCACCTATCCAGAAAAAGAAAATCTTCTAAAACTCTGGCAGCCAATGGTTTTGTGGAAAAGCAGGGAACCTTGATCAATAGTAATTATAAGGATTATTCTTCTGATGGTTTAAATATGGAATGTGCCAATGCTCAGGGTACTGTCCCAAAAGCCACTGAGATTAGAAGAAAAGAGAATGGTCACTCCGACCTTCATCAATCCACT GATGAACTTCCTCTGCAGTTTAAGGACTTCTATGTTCTTTCTTTGGGAAAAGTTGATGGAAGACCATCATATTATGATGTTAATGTTATCTTTCCTGTTGGTTATAAATCTTGTTGGCATGACAAGATTACCGGCTCTCTATTTACGTGTGAAGTTTTGGATGGCGGCGATCCTGGTCCTATATTCAGGATTAAAAGGTGTTCATGTTCAGAATTTCCTATTCCAGTTGGGTCAACCATCCTTTCAATGCAAAGTCATTGTCATTTTGTGAGCGAAACCAATGAAGGTCAGAGAGAGACTAATGACAGTATGGATTTAGATGGTGATGAGAGTATCCAGATGATCCTTTTAGAGTCTCGCGCACCAACGGAAAATGACATCTTAAGTTGTTTTGCCAGTTGCTCTAATGAATCATGTGCATCAGAAGGATTAAGGCCAGTTGCTGGTTTAGTTCATGATAATACTGGAAATTCATTTGCTAATAACATGGAGTTTAGTGATGATAT aattatttctcaaaagTTACTCAATGCTTGCAAGGATATCTGCGAGAAGAAAGGAACTCTTAAATTATATTGTAAACATGTTGAAAGTGAAACAGGCTTACATAAATGGGATTTAAGGAATGAAACTAGTGATACCCACTTCACTTTGTTGGATAAATTTTGTGGTTCACCTGGTTCTGTCAGCATTCCAGATGCAATTTATGCAGACAATGATCTGAAAGGTCTATATGAGCGATTAGAGAAATGGTTGGAGCAGGATAGATTTGGATTTGATGTTGAATTTGTGCAAGAAATATTGGAACAGCTTCCTGGTGTCCAAGATTCTTTGCAATATGAACTTCTGAGCAGTAGAAATAATAGCTCTTCATTACCAACAGTGGAAAATGGTTTCCTAAAGGTTGAATGTAAAGGTCAATCAAAATAtcaggatgaagaagaagcagTTCAAGGTTTATATAGAAGGCCTAAGAAGGCAAGATTGACTGAAAGATACGTTAAGGAACACCGATGTCCACCTCCTGGGAAATCACTGTGCTCCAGGGCTCCTACTGAACTCATTGGTGACATTTTTCAG GTTTGGGAGCTTTTACAACGGTTTCATGAAATTTTAGACCTGAGAGAACCATTGTTATTAGAGGAGCTTGAGAAGGAACTTATCAACCCATGGTTTGATGAATTGGATTTCCCTGAGAAATCTGAGAGAGGAATGGGAGGAAGTCAACTTTTAAGTTCAAAAGGGGGTGTTGGCGATTGCCGTCTAATATGTGAAGCTGGTCCATCAAGTTCCGCAGAAAGTTCTTTTATTCAAGTGGAAACAGAAGCAATGAAGGAGGAAGCCCAAGTTAAGCTCGCATCTTTCACCTATGTCAGATGCTTTGGTGTAGCTTTGACCAAGGCCCATAATTCATTACTAAGAGTGCTAATAGGTGAACTGCAATCAAAGGTAGCTGCTCTGGTGGATCCAAATTCTGAAGAGACTCGGACAAGACGGGGAAGAAGGAAAGATATAGATAGTGCAGTTCCTGCTAAACGAACCAAGGTCAATATGCTGCCTATCAATGAATTGACTTGGCCAGAACTAGCTCGTAGATATATCTTGGCTTTCTTATCAATGGATGGTAACCTTGAGTCTGCAGAAATTACTGCCCGTGAAAGTGGTAAAGTATTTCGTTGCTTACGAGGTGATGGTGGTTTGCTGTGTGGTTCCCTTACTGGTGTGGCTGGGATGCAAGCTGATGCGCTG TTGCTTGCGGAGGCTTCGAAGAAGATTTTTGGTTCATTGAGCAGAGAAAATGATGCACTCATCATAGAAGAAGAGGAGTCTGATGCAAAGGGAACTTCTGAAATTAAATTGACGAATGATGGTAATATTCCTGAATGGGCACAGGTCCTGGAACCTGTCAGAAAATTACCAACGAATGTGGGAACCAGAATCAGAAAGTGTGTTAATGATGCTCTAGTTAAGAATCCGCCAGATTGGGCGAGGAAAAGACTGGAGCACTCAATTAGTAAACAAGTGTACAAGGGCAATGCCTCTGGACCAACAAAG AAAGCAGTTCTTTCAGTGTTGAAGGATGTAGTTGAAGGAATGCACCAGAATCCCAACAAGggaaggaaaaagaagattGTTATATCTATTTCTGACATTATCATGAAAAAATGCCGCACTGTATTACGTCGTGCAGCTGCTGCAGATGATTCAAAAGTTTTTTGCAATTTGCTGggaagaaaattaataaattcttCTGATAATGATGATGAGGGGCTTCTTGGATCTCCAGCTATGGTGGCCCGCCCTCTTGACTTCCGGACGATTGACCTAAGATTGGCTTCTGGAGCTTATGATGGATCTCACGAAGCTTTTCTTGAGGATGTGCGTGAG CTGTGGAGCACTGTTCGTGTTGCTTTTGGTGATTATCCTGATTTAGTTGAACTGGCGGAAAAATTATCCcagaattttgaatttttgtataaagaGGAG GTTGTCGCCTATATCCAAAAGTTTACGGAGTATGCTAAAGTGGAATGCTTAAGTGAAGAAATGAGAAAAGAAGTTGATGATTTTATTGCATCAACAATTGAGATTCCGAAGGCCCCTTGGGATGAGGGAGTCTGTAAAGTATGTGGCATTGATAGGGATGATGACAGTGTTCTACTATGTGATAAATGTGATGGTGAGTATCATACATATTGTCTGAATCCTCCACTTGCAAGGATCCCTAAAGGAAACTGGTACTGTCCAGCTTGTATTGACGGTAATCATGCAACTCAAAATGTCACAGAACTTGCACAGATTGCTGGAAAACGTAGAAGTAAAAAGTTCCAGGGAGAAGTTAATTGTCTTTACTTGGAAGCACTAACTCATTTATCGGCTGTAATTGAAGAAAAGGAATATTGGGAGTACAATGTGGGAGAG AGAACACTCCTTCTCAAGTTTTTATGCGATGAGTTGCTCAACTCTTCCCTGATACGACAGCATCTTGAGCAATGTTCAGAGTTGTCTGTTGAGTTACATCAGAAATTGCGTGCACTTTCTGTAGAGTGGAAAAACCTGAAAATTAAGGAAGATGTTTTATCCACAAAAGCTGCAAAATTTGATGCATTGTCGCAAAGTGCCACCGGGGAAATTGGTCTTAAGGAAGGGTTCCCATCGTTGTTCTCAAATACTAGTAAATGTTTGGTTAAGCCACATACTGCAACCACCAATGCTAGTGGTGTTGGGGCGCTTGTTGATAGTCTAACTTCAGAAGAGATTCCCAAAGAGAAGTGTAGGTTCAATAGTGTTGATAAAAGCATATCTGTGACACATTCTGATTCTGATAGCCAAAATTTGAATTCCATAGAAGGACAACATAGGAGTGTTCCTGTGGCAGTGGAGTCTCAATGTACCGATAAATCTCCTAAGTCTTTTCCATCCCCAAATCACATGCCTCAAGAAATAAATGGTTACAGCGGAGCAACTCATATACAGGGTAGCCACCAGCAATGGGAGGTAAGGGATGCATCTACTTCTGCAACATACCAGCAAGGAAAATGTGTGCCTGTTGAAGTTTCCCAAATTGCTGTGAACGAGTCGGAACCATACCACCTTGAGCTCAATTCCATCAAGCGTAATATTTCACTACTGCAGGACTCTATGACTAGCATAGGAGCACAGCTGCTGAAGCTCTCTGTTCGTCGAGAATTTTTGGGTATTGATTCCACTGGTCGACTGTACTGGGCTTTGGCTACACCCAGGGGACATTCACGTATAATTGTCGATGCAAGTGCTGTTCTGCAGCATGGAAGAGGATTGTCAGTTGGCAAAGATTCTTCAGAGAAGTTTTCTGCCCTCCAGCATTGTGCATTATCTGAGAAGAATAACTATAAGATGTTGGGGTTGATCAAGGACTGCTCTCCTTTGATGTCCCAACCATTTAATGCTTTAGGCAATAGTTCACCGTGGATTGCTTATGAAACTGATTCAGAAATTGAAGAGCTATTGGGTTGGTTAAAAGATAATGACCCTAAAGAAAAAGAACTGAGAGATTCCATTATGCTGAGGTCAAAATATAGACTTCAAGAGTCTATTAATGCACACACTGAAGGTcaggttgaggaccaaggatctGTTTATTTGCCAAGAAATGCAGTATCTAATTCTCTTGTCACAAAGGCCACTTCCTTGCTGGAAATGAAATTTGGTCCCTTCTTTGAGTTGGATACTGCTGAGGTGTTGAAGAAGCAAAGTAAAAAGGCTAGAACAACTAATGATGAAAAGTTGTATAGGTGTGAGTGCCTAGAGCCCATATGGCCTTCTAGTAAACATTGCTTGTATTGCCACAAAACCTTTTTGAGTGATGTTGAGTTTGAGGGACACAATGATGGCAAATGTAATGCAGGACTTCTTGCCTTGGAGAAGAATAAAGATAAAAGTGGATCTTCTAACGGAAGAGGGAACTCGAAATGTGATACCTCACATGAAAAATCCAGAGCTGATGCTGTTACAGCTGGAACCTCAATCAATAGATGTTCCAAGCTAAGTTCAAGTTtgattaaattttcaaatgaagATTCCTCTTGCCCATTTAACTTCGAGGATATATGCTCGAAGTTTGTGACAAATGATTCCAACAAGGAACTTGTCAGAGAAATTGGTCTTATTGGTTCAGATGGTGTCCCATCCTTTGTTCCTTTCATATCTCCTTTTGTTAGTGATTATACACCATTCTTAACCCTAAAGGATGATGGCATTGTTGATGGTGTGTCTAAAGCTTCAGAAAGCCTGGTTTCTTCAGAAACCACTGATGGAGCTGGCGTATGCCATGACTATAAATCAGGAAAATCTACTGAAAGTTTATCTGCAAATGAAAACAACCAAGCAGGAAAATCCAACAAATCATCTTTAGGGGAACAAAGAGATGGAAAGGGAGTTGATGGCTGCTGTGTGGTTCCTTTGTCGTCCTTGAGACCACTAGTTGGAAAAGTTTCTCATATTTTGAGGCAACTAAAGATTAATCTACTTGATATGGAAGCTGCACTTCCAAAAGTTGCTCTAAGACCATCAAAGGCACAGTTGGACAGAAGACAGGCCTGGCGTGCATTTGTTAAATCTGCCGAGACTATATATCAG ATGGTTCAGGCAATAATTACACTGGAGGATATGATTAAGACGGAGTTCTTAAGGAATGACTGGTGGTACTGGTCATCATACTCAGCTGCTGCCAAATCTTCTACTTTGCCTTCGCTTGCTCTTCGCATATACTCCCTTGATTCAGCCATCATGTATGAGAAAATGCCCAATTCAAGTTTTGCTGACAGCTCTGACCCTCCTGCCATTGCGGAACTGAAACCGGTGATCCCTGCGGATGCAGATAAATCCAAAGCAAGCCGGAAGTCAAACAGAAAAAGGAAGGAACAAGATGGTTAA
- the LOC101507016 gene encoding uncharacterized protein isoform X2 — translation MSETALKDLNTIPVTERKSEGSGKACLTKPPVDNANENIEECQKKKNCSSLVSPHVNGNQAVPAESVVEIGIVEVEYIESENLSDVEDTDTCLKTLLAGLDSKDWVLLCDTLNNVRRLSIFHKEAMLDILGDVITYIAKSLKNPRSAVIKTAIMTSADIFSAYNDLMIDSLDPLLVQLLLKSSQDKRFVCEAAEKALISMTTWISPISLLPKLQPYLKHKNPRIRAKASMCFSRSVPQLGAEGIKTYGIDKLIQVAASQLSDQLPESREAARTLLLELQNVYEKFQDLIVEATVSENPETGSWENFCQSKLSPLSAQAVLRVTSIAREGLVS, via the exons ATGTCAGAGACAGCACTTAAGGATCTCAATACTATTCCCGTAACTGAAAGGAAGAGCGAGGGCTCTGGTAAGGCGTGTTTGACCAAGCCTCCTGTTGACAATGCTAATGAAAATATTGAAGAAtgtcaaaagaagaaaaattgttCCTCTTTGGTTTCCCCACATGTTAACGGAAATCAGGCCGTGCCTGCTGAATCTGTTGTAGAGATTGGAATTGTAGAAGTAGAATACATTGAATCTGAGAACTTGAGCGATGTAGAAGATACTGATACTTGTCTCAAG ACGCTCTTAGCTGGACTTGACTCAAAGGATTGGGTCCTGCTTTGTGATACTCTAAATAATGTACGTCGTCTGTCTATATTTCATAAGGAAGCAATGCTTGATATTCT GGGGGATGTGATCACATATATTGCAAAGTCCCTGAAAAATCCTAGGAGTGCTGTTATCAAAACTGCGATTATGACATCTGCTGACATTTTCAGTGCATACAATGATCTTATGATAGATTCACTGGATCCTCTG CTAGTACAGCTTCTACTCAAGTCTTCCCAGGACAAACGCTTTGTATGTGAGGCAGCAGAGAAAGCGTTGATATCAATGACTACTTGGATTTCCCCGATTTCTTTGTTACCAAAGTTGCAACCATACCTTAAGCACAAGAATCCTCGTATTCGTGCAAAGGCATCAATGTGCTTTTCTCGAAGTGTTCCACAACTG GGTGCCGAAGGCATAAAGACATATGGCATTGACAAATTGATTCAAGTAGCTGCATCCCAGTTGAGTGATCAGCTTCCTGAGTCCAGAGAAGCAGCTCGAACCCTCCTTCTTGAGCTTCAAAATGTGTACGAGAAATTTCAAGATCTCATTGTAGAAGCCACTGTCTCTGAGAATCCAGAGACAGGATCTTGGGAAAACTTCTGTCAGTCAAAACTTTCCCCTTTAAGTGCTCAAGCTGTACTTCGTGTGACCAGTATTGCTCGGGAGGGTCTTGTTTCATAA
- the LOC101507016 gene encoding uncharacterized protein isoform X1 — MSETALKDLNTIPVTERKSEGSGKACLTKPPVDNANENIEECQKKKNCSSLVSPHVNGNQAVPAESVVEIGIVEVEYIESENLSDVEDTDTCLKYSYLVLLQTLLAGLDSKDWVLLCDTLNNVRRLSIFHKEAMLDILGDVITYIAKSLKNPRSAVIKTAIMTSADIFSAYNDLMIDSLDPLLVQLLLKSSQDKRFVCEAAEKALISMTTWISPISLLPKLQPYLKHKNPRIRAKASMCFSRSVPQLGAEGIKTYGIDKLIQVAASQLSDQLPESREAARTLLLELQNVYEKFQDLIVEATVSENPETGSWENFCQSKLSPLSAQAVLRVTSIAREGLVS; from the exons ATGTCAGAGACAGCACTTAAGGATCTCAATACTATTCCCGTAACTGAAAGGAAGAGCGAGGGCTCTGGTAAGGCGTGTTTGACCAAGCCTCCTGTTGACAATGCTAATGAAAATATTGAAGAAtgtcaaaagaagaaaaattgttCCTCTTTGGTTTCCCCACATGTTAACGGAAATCAGGCCGTGCCTGCTGAATCTGTTGTAGAGATTGGAATTGTAGAAGTAGAATACATTGAATCTGAGAACTTGAGCGATGTAGAAGATACTGATACTTGTCTCAAG TATAGTTACCTGGTTTTGTTACAGACGCTCTTAGCTGGACTTGACTCAAAGGATTGGGTCCTGCTTTGTGATACTCTAAATAATGTACGTCGTCTGTCTATATTTCATAAGGAAGCAATGCTTGATATTCT GGGGGATGTGATCACATATATTGCAAAGTCCCTGAAAAATCCTAGGAGTGCTGTTATCAAAACTGCGATTATGACATCTGCTGACATTTTCAGTGCATACAATGATCTTATGATAGATTCACTGGATCCTCTG CTAGTACAGCTTCTACTCAAGTCTTCCCAGGACAAACGCTTTGTATGTGAGGCAGCAGAGAAAGCGTTGATATCAATGACTACTTGGATTTCCCCGATTTCTTTGTTACCAAAGTTGCAACCATACCTTAAGCACAAGAATCCTCGTATTCGTGCAAAGGCATCAATGTGCTTTTCTCGAAGTGTTCCACAACTG GGTGCCGAAGGCATAAAGACATATGGCATTGACAAATTGATTCAAGTAGCTGCATCCCAGTTGAGTGATCAGCTTCCTGAGTCCAGAGAAGCAGCTCGAACCCTCCTTCTTGAGCTTCAAAATGTGTACGAGAAATTTCAAGATCTCATTGTAGAAGCCACTGTCTCTGAGAATCCAGAGACAGGATCTTGGGAAAACTTCTGTCAGTCAAAACTTTCCCCTTTAAGTGCTCAAGCTGTACTTCGTGTGACCAGTATTGCTCGGGAGGGTCTTGTTTCATAA
- the LOC101507550 gene encoding zinc transporter 3-like, with product MIKFATRKFMTISIIILLQQNLVCSKCSCENELQDSNHKVFETLKYKLIAMASIFVASLIGVCIPILAKNCSYLNPENDFYFLIKAFAAGVILATGFIHILPNAFETLTNPCIGEKPWKMFPFSGFVTMVAAIGTLIMEALIMGYQKRSELKKSQTLNEDRETREANDSSHVHNFVVTSSKLDSTDRLRYVIVSQILELGIVLHSIILGISLGVSKSSKTIKPLVAVLTFHQCFEGIGLGGCITQAQFKYYKVAIMVLFFCLIFPIGICIGIGISNTYNESSSKSLIVEGILLSASAGVLINMALVDLVATDFMSTKMLRSFRLQVGSSLALFVGMICMSILALGEDS from the exons ATGATCAAATTTGCAACAAGAAAATTCATGACCATATCTATAATTATTCTTCTTCAACAAAACTTAGTATGTTCAAAATGTAGTTGTGAAAATGAACTACAAGATTCTAATCATAAAGTATTTGAGacattaaaatacaaattaattgcTATGGCATCAATTTTTGTAGCTAGCCTAATAGGTGTGTGTATACCAATCTTAGCAAAAAATTGTTCATATTTAAATccagaaaatgatttttatttcttaattaaaGCATTTGCAGCTGGTGTGATCCTAGCAACAGGGTTCATTCACATACTTCCTAATGCTTTTGAGACATTAACAAATCCATGTATAGGTGAAAAGCCATGGAAAATGTTTCCCTTTTCAGGTTTTGTTACAATGGTTGCAGCCATTGGAACATTAATTATGGAAGCTTTGATTATGGGGTACCAAAAAAGGTCTGAACTGAAAAAATCTCAGACGTTGAATGAGGATCGTGAGACTCGTGAAGCTAATGATAGTAGTCATGTTCATAACTTTGTAGTTACTTCTAGTAAATTAGATTCAACTGATCGTCTCCGATATGTCATAGTTTCTCAG ATTTTGGAGCTAGGTATTGTGTTACATTCAATCATTTTAGGGATATCTCTTGGGGTGTCAAAAAGTTCTAAAACAATCAAACCCTTGGTGGCAGTATTAACTTTTCATCAATGCTTTGAAGGAATAGGACTTGGTGGGTGCATCACTCAG GCACAATTCAAATACTATAAGGTTGCAATTATGGTACTCTTCTTTTGCCTCATTTTCCCAATTGGAATTTGCATTGGTATAGGAATATCAAACACTTACAATGAAAGTAGTTCAAAGTCACTAATAGTAGAAGGGATTCTACTTTCAGCATCTGCAGGAGTTCTAATTAACATGGCACTTGTTGATCTTGTTGCCACTGATTTCATGAGCACAAAAATGTTAAGGAGTTTTAGGCTACAAGTTGGGTCAAGTTTAGCACTTTTTGTTGGAATGATTTGTATGTCAATTTTAGCATTGGGGGAAGACTCCTAG
- the LOC101490112 gene encoding probable receptor-like protein kinase At5g18500 — protein sequence MFFRCFRSVPLNNEVTFGDMLKKTACLKIPIKEVYAATNHLNEMNVIGEGTSGKVYKGTMKNNEQVAVKHIINDDGNIETFVREVTSLSHVKHQNLVSLLGCCVEGDECFIIYEICPNGSLSEWLFGKKNKVLSWIKRLEIAIDSARGLWFLHTYQGGCIVHRDIKPTNILIGSNFEAKLSDFGLSKVIEVGETYAISEVRGSFGYVDPQYQSNNHVNSSGDVYSFGMAKSLSRNGSIAEFADPRLEGEYSEEAFDLTLHLALSCTALNQQRPSMEQVVKRLEEALFISRERNIFTK from the exons ATGTTTTTTAGATGCTTTAGATCAGTTCCACTAAACAATGAAG TGACATTTGGAGACATGTTAAAGAAAACTGCTTGTCTAAAAATTCCTATCAAGGAAGTGTATGCTGCCACCAACCATCTTAATGAAATGAATGTCATTGGGGAAGGAACTTCAG GTAAGGTCTATAAAGGCACAATGAAAAATAATGAGCAAGTTGCAGTGAAGCATATAATCAATGATGATGGAAATATAGAAACTTTTGTTAGAGAAGTTACAAGCCTATCTCATGTCAAGCATCAAAATCTTGTTTCTTTGCTTGGTTGTTGTGTTGAGGGAGATGAATGTTTTATAATCTATGAAATATGTCCTAATGGGAGTCTTTCAGAATGGTTATTtg GGAAGAAGAACAAGGTGCTTTCATGGATAAAGAGACTAGAAATTGCAATTGATAGTGCTAGAGGTCTTTGGTTTTTGCATACATATCAAGGAGGATGCATTGTTCACCGTGACATCAAG CCAACAAATATCCTTATTGGGTCAAATTTTGAGGCAAAACTATCAGATTTTGGATTGTCTAAAGTAATAGAGGTAGGTGAAACATATGCTATTTCAGAAGTTAGAGGAAGTTTTGGATATGTGGATCCTCAGTATCAAAGCAACAACCATGTGAATTCATCTGGTGATGTTTATAGCTTTGGCATG GCAAAATCCCTCTCTAGGAATGGTAGCATTGCAGAATTTGCTGACCCTAGACTTGAAGGAGAGTATTCTGAGGAAGCATTTGATTTAACACTTCACTTGGCTTTATCATGCACAGCCCTTAACCAACAAAGACCATCTATGGAACAAGTTGTTAAAAGACTAGAAGAGGCCTTATTCATTTCTAGGGAGAggaatatttttactaaataa